A genomic stretch from Megalobrama amblycephala isolate DHTTF-2021 linkage group LG22, ASM1881202v1, whole genome shotgun sequence includes:
- the cpb1 gene encoding carboxypeptidase B, with product MKVLLLLGLVAVALCEHTKFVGDKVLRLKPLNDEHVTIIKELGQKVKVDFWRPDSSDLVSIGMNVDIHVPAAGLDMVFTILQQTGMEAKVMFEDLQEAVEAQMDNMRVTKAHDYTKYNSWATINDWAVSISSANANLISRQVIGNTYEGRPMHLLTVGKKTGSAKPAVFMDCGFHAREWITHAFCQWFVNEAVSTYGSDPEMTNLLDRMDFFVLPVFNIDGYEYTWTKDRMWRKTRSKNSGSSCIGTDPNRNFNAGWCTTGASSNPCSDTYCGSSPESEIESKNLANFIRTNKSIIKAYLTVHSYSQMLLFPYSYKYGLAADHSELLSVSQGAIAALRTLYGTRYTSGPGATTIYPAAGGSDDWAYDLGVKYSYTFELRDEGRYGFLLPESQIKPTCEETMLAVKYIASYVLNNLY from the exons ATGAAGGTCCTTTTGCTCCTGGGATTGGTGGCTGTTGCTCTCTGTGAGCATACCAAATTTGTGGG AGATAAAGTCCTCCGTCTGAAACCTTTAAATGATGAACATGTGACAATCATCAAGGAACTGGGCCAAAAAGTCAAG GTGGATTTCTGGAGGCCTGACAGTTCTGACCTTGTGAGCATTGGCATGAATGTTGACATTCATGTTCCTGCAGCTGGGCTTGACATGGTCTTCACCATTTTACAGCAGACTGGCATGGAAGCTAA GGTCATGTTTGAAGATCTTCAGGAGGCTGTCGAGGCCCAGAtggacaacatgagggtgacaaAAGCCCATGACTACACAAAGTACAACAGCTGGGCGACA ATTAATGACTGGGCAGTCTCCATCAGCTCTGCCAACGCTAACCTGATCAGCAGGCAGGTGATCGGGAACACGTATGAGGGACGCCCCATGCACCTTCTGACG GTTGGAAAGAAGACAGGCTCTGCTAAGCCAGCTGTCTTCATGGACTGTGGCTTTCATGCCAGAGAATGGATCACTCATGCTTTCTGTCAGTGGTTCGTAAATGAG GCTGTCTCCACCTATGGAAGTGATCCTGAGATGACCAACCTTCTGGATAGAATGGATTTCTTTGTTCTGCCTGTCTTCAACATTGATGGCTATGAATACACCTGGACCAAG GACAGGATGTGGAGAAAGACTAGATCCAAGAACAGTGGCTCCAGCTGTATTGGTACTGACCCCAACAGAAACTTTAATGCTGGATGGTGCA CCACTGGAGCTTCCAGCAACCCTTGCAGTGACACCTACTGTGGAAGCAGCCCAGAATCTGAGATTGAGTCCAAGAATTTGGCCAACTTCATCCGCACCAACAAGTCTATCATCAAGGCCTACCTGACTGTCCACTCATATTCCCAGATGCTCCTCTTCCCATATTCCTACAAATATGGCCTGGCTGCTGACCACTCAGAGCTG CTGAGTGTGTCTCAGGGAGCTATTGCAGCTTTACGCACCCTGTACGGAACCAGATACACTAGCGGTCCTGGTGCTACGACCATCT ACCCTGCTGCTGGTGGCTCTGATGACTGGGCTTATGACCTGGGAGTGAAGTACTCGTACACCTTCGAGCTGCGCGACGAAGGTCGTTATGGTTTCCTGCTGCCCGAGTCCCAGATCAAGCCCACTTGTGAGGAGACCATGCTGGCTGTCAAATACATCGCTAGCTATGTGCTCAACAACCTGTACTGA
- the agtr1b gene encoding type-1 angiotensin II receptor A, producing MENKTSGMSEGLHVNCSMSGRHGFIFTFIPVVYGCNFVIGIIGNSMVVAVIYRYMKLKTVANVFVLNLAISDLTFLITLPLWAAFTAMGYHWPFGTFLCKASAGMVIFNLYTSIFFLTALSIDRYLAIVHPVRSRRQRTLLYANLTCVLVWVFALLLSAPTALSRDVYDIGNSTLCAVLHHSEQIHFLVTLSVLKSVLGFLVPFLVIITCYCLIGQALLGSRGLLRKSVRSREDETLRMIAATVLAFFVCWAPHQAFHFMELLAMLGVVENCQTLDVIDTAMPFTICISYLNSCVNPILYGFVGQHFRKNLLRLLGCESGQTRSHFSISSKMNVHSHCTSGLLNLTSSKIDSTSAVKTS from the coding sequence ATGGAGAACAAAACCTCAGGAATGAGTGAGGGCCTCCACGTGAACTGCAGTATGTCTGGAAGACACGGCTTCATCTTCACTTTCATTCCCGTTGTCTACGGATGCAATTTTGTCATTGGGATCATTGGTAATAGCATGGTGGTGGCGGTCATCTACCGCTACATGAAGCTCAAAACAGTAGCAAACGTGTTTGTGCTCAATCTAGCTATATCAGACCTCACCTTCCTTATTACGCTGCCGTTGTGGGCCGCTTTCACAGCCATGGGTTACCACTGGCCGTTCGGCACCTTTCTGTGCAAGGCAAGCGCCGGAATGGTCATCTTCAACCTCTACACTAGTATATTCTTCCTTACCGCTCTTAGCATCGACCGATATCTTGCTATCGTGCACCCGGTGCGCTCCAGACGGCAGCGCACGCTTCTCTACGCTAACCTCACGTGTGTACTCGTATGGGTGTTCGCTTTGCTCCTCAGTGCACCTACTGCTCTAAGCAGGGACGTGTACGACATTGGGAACTCGACGTTGTGCGCTGTGTTGCACCACAGTGAGCAGATACACTTCCTGGTGACCCTTAGTGTGCTAAAAAGCGTTCTAGGTTTTCTTGTGCCTTTCCTTGTCATCATCACCTGCTATTGCCTTATCGGTCAGGCACTTCTGGGTTCCAGAGGTCTGTTGAGGAAAAGCGTTCGCTCTCGGGAGGACGAAACACTCCGGATGATAGCCGCTACTGTGTTAGCTTTCTTTGTTTGCTGGGCTCCTCACCAAGCTTTCCACTTCATGGAGCTGCTGGCCATGCTTGGCGTGGTGGAAAACTGCCAAACGCTGGATGTTATTGACACAGCCATGCCATTTACCATCTGCATCTCCTATTTAAACAGTTGTGTGAACCCCATTCTCTACGGCTTTGTTGGACAACATTTTCGCAAGAATCTACTGAGGTTGCTAGGCTGTGAGTCTGGACAAACTCGCAGTCACTTTAGCATCAGCTCCAAGATGAATGTCCATTCCCATTGTACCTCTGGACTGCTCAACCTAACGAGCTCCAAGATCGATTCAACATCCGCCGTTAAGACATCTTAG